One window of the Camelina sativa cultivar DH55 chromosome 1, Cs, whole genome shotgun sequence genome contains the following:
- the LOC104789973 gene encoding putative G3BP-like protein: MAMLGAPQVPTPACTPDIVGNAFVHQYYHILHQSPEHVHRFYQEISKLGRPEENGIMSITSTLQAIDKKIMALCYGVISAEIATVDTQESYGGGVLVLVTGYLTGKDCVRRTFSQTFFLAPQETGYFVLNDMLRYIDEAAILHGNQIPVNNIQVPVNTYQDTAAVKDTPNDLVQEKYVLEKHAVKQTEVLSKSINGPEVFTPSEDEQVSATEETPAPEIVHEAPIEVQKGGESDSRTGEVPKRSYASIVKVMKENTAPMSASRTPTKAEPKKQEEQAIHIPLPTPLSEKSDSGANVAVNENDQDSERALGPSIYLKGLPLDATPALLEDEFQKFGLIRTNGIQVRSQKGFCFGFVEFESASSMQSAIEASPVILNGHKVIVEEKRSTARGNYRGRSSFGVNTVYRNEGGRGRGSFVGGRGGYGRTDFNGYGNNRGNNRGGYGKRANGDNGGFPRANGNNGRVRRGGGGIDANRATKPVDDAPHVSVTA; encoded by the exons ATGGCGATGTTAGGGGCACCGCAAGTTCCAACACCTGCTTGTACTCCAGATATT GTTGGGAATGCATTTGTGCATCAGTATTATCACATACTGCATCAATCTCCTGAGCATGTTCACAGATTTTACCAGGAGATTAGCAAGTTAGGCCGTCCTGAAGAGAACGGTATAATGAGCATCACTTCTACCTTGCAA GCTATTGACAAGAAGATAATGGCACTTTGTTATGGTGTAATCAGTGCTGAGATAGCAACTGTGGACACACAAGAATCTTATGGCGGTGGTGTTCTTGTACTGGTCACTGGTTATTTGACGGGGAAAGACTGTGTCAGGAGGACGTTTAGTCAGACCTTCTTCCTTGCTCCACAAGAGACTGGATACTTTGTCTTGAATGATATGCTCCGATACATTGATGAAGCTGCAATCCTACATGGTAATCAGATTCCAGTGAACAACATCCAAGTTCCTGTCAACACTTACCAGG ACACCGCTGCTGTGAAAGACACTCCGAATGACCTTGTTCAGGAGAAATATGTCCTAGAGAAACATGCTGTTAAGCAAACCGAGGTGTTGTCCAAGAGCATTAATGGGCCTGAAGTGTTCACTCCCTCTGAAGATGAACAAGTATCAGCTACAGAAGAAACTCCGGCGCCTGAAATAGTTCATGAAGCTCCTATTGAAGTGCAGAAGGGTGGAGAATCTGATTCTAGGACTGGCGAAGTTCCAAAGAGATCTTATGCATCCATT GTGAAGGTTATGAAAGAGAATACTGCACCAATGTCTGCTTCGAGAACCCCAACAAAGGCGgaaccaaagaaacaagaagagcaAGCAATTCATATCCCTCTACCAACACCATTGTCTGAGAAATCAGATTCAGGAGCAAATGTAGCTGTGAATGAGAATGATCAAGATAGTGAAAGAG CTCTAGGTCCATCCATCTATCTAAAGGGCTTGCCCCTTGACGCAACACCAGCCTTGCTTGAGGACGAGTTCCAGAAATTTGGACTCATAAGGACCAATGGAATTCAAGTGAGAAGCCAGAAG GgattctgttttggttttgttgagtttgaaTCCGCAAGTTCCATGCAAAGCGCTATTGAG GCATCACCTGTCATACTCAATGGGCACAAAGTAATTGTGGAGGAAAAGCGTTCTACTGCAAGAG GGAACTATAGAGGGCGTTCGTCGTTTGGTGTAAACACAGTCTACAGAAACGAAGGGGGAAGGGGTCGTGGGAGCTTTGTAGGTGGAAGAGGGGGATATGGCCGGACTGATTTCAACGGGTATGGTAATAACAGGGGAAACAATAGAGGAGGTTATGGAAAGCGAGCAAATGGTGACAATGGTGGGTTCCCGAGGGCCAATGGTAACAACGGACGTGTAAGACGCGGAGGTGGTGGAATTGATGCTAATAGAGCTACTAAACCCGTGGATGATGCTCCTCATGTGTCTGTTACTGCGTAA